From Kaistella polysaccharea:
CGGCCAAACAGGAAGTTCCACGCTATCATGCAGTTCATAAAATTACTTACTTTTGCCAAAACATTCTACCTTGGTTTTCAAACAAAAATTTATTGATCTTCTCAAGACTATTTTTCCGGAAACAAAATTTGAGTTGCTTCTTTTTGTATTATTTATTTCAGCGTATGGTTTTCTGGGAACTTCAATTGCGCTGAACTATCGGATCATTTTTGATGACCGCATTCCGTGGGATGCCTACTTTAGTTTTGATAATCGCGCCATCGTCATGACTGGTGGCGGCTTCGAAAGGCACCCGCTGGCGAATTATTTTTTTAACTGGATTCGAGAGTTTTCCTTACTTTTCTCAAATGGAAAAAAAGACGAAATTTTCCGCCTAGTTTTGGCGTGTTGTAGCAATATTGCGGTGAGTTTAAGTCTAATTCAAATCTATAAATATTTAAAAAATATTATTACTTTGCCAAAAAAAATTTCGGTAGTAATTGTTTTCTTTTTCGCTTTTTTCAGTACTTCGATTTTACTTTCTTTTACGCCAGAAACGTATACGTACACTTTATTATTTTTAGTGCTGTTTAATTATTACGCAGCTTTAAAATTGAGGAACAATGAAAAAATACCTGTAACGGCTTTGGCTTTAGCAGGTATTTCCATTGGTGGTTTGACGGTGACTAATATTGTTAAAGTTTATATTCCCCTGCTGTTTGAAAAAAAGGTTTTTCAGAACTGGAGAAAATTTGGGAATCTTATTTTTCGAGTAACCATTTCAGTTGCGGCGTTTGCGCTCTTGTTTATGTACCGTTTAAATTTTAAGTTTCTTAATTTCTTCGATAAATCTGCCGAGCAATATGAAAAGTTTTCTAATCCGAAAGTAACTCCTGTATGGGATATGATTGCATCTTGGTTTTTTGGCGGAAATATGCTTTTTAGCGGCTTTATTCTGCGCGATTATCACAATAAAAAAGGATTTGAGTACAAAGCAATTTTCATGGAGGTGTACACCGCTTTCCTCCCTTATGTTTTCGTAGGTCTTGTTCTGGTTTTGGTCTTGTGGAGTTACGTGAAAAATTTTAAAAATAAACTGGTACAGGTTTTAATGATTTCGTTTTTGGTAGATATTATCATTCACTGCGTTTTAAAGTTCGGACTTCACACTTCGTATATTTACGGAGGTCACTTTATTTTCGTGGTGCCTTTAATGATGGGTTGGCTTTTTTACGCTTACAAAGAATCTCCGAAAGTAATTTCATTTCTCTATTCATTAGTCATTCTTCTTCTGATTTATTTAGTTTTAAATAACATCTTCCGAATGTCGGAATTCTTTCAGTTCCTGGAATTATATTACCGCTAAATTTTAAACAAAAAAAAACGCCCTTTTCAGCGCGTTTTAAATTTATTTATAAAGAATTTATTTCTTTTTCGTTTTTACTTTATCTGCCTCTTCTTTAATGAATGGATATTTCTGCTGCATATCTTCCAGTAAATGAGGATCTAGCTCTAAGGCGGTTGCGAGCGCGTTTCGTCCTTTTTTCTGATTATTCAGATGGAAATAGCAATTGCTCAGCTGATAATACAATTCGCCGCGGTTGTGCAATTTTGTAGCTTCCAAAAGAACAGAAATTGCTTCTTCATATTCACCGACTAACATCAACACTTCTGATTGTGCATACCAATTATAAAAACGGCTTGGCTCAAAATCTACAAGTTTTTTCAGACAAATTAAACTCTCTTCAAATTCTCCAGCTTCGATATGTAAATAGGCCAATCTTTTCTGATAATCCAAATTACTTTCATTCAAAGAAACAGCTTCTTTCGCAAAATGCAGCGCTTCTTTCATGCTTCCCATTTCTTCGTAAACATAGGATTGCTCAATCATCGACATGTAAAACTGTGGATCATCACGCAATGATTTCTGAAAAGAATTTAAGGCCAAAACAGGTTGCTTATTTTCTTTGTAACAAAGTCCAATTTTATAAAAAGTAAAAGATTTGGTATATTCCAACTCCAACATTTCTTCGTATACGGCAATGGCTTTCAACCATTCTCCCATCGCTTCGAAACATGCAGCTTTATTTGCGTAAACGCCCACTGACTGAGAATTGATGGCCAATAAATAATCAAACCCTTTAATGGCTTCCTCGTAATTCTTTTTGTTAAAGTAAAACTGACCATACTCGTACCAGGCAGTTTCAGAAAAGGCATATTTATCCAAATAACCATTTAAAAATTCTATGGCTTCGTCACTTCTTTTCAGCTGGTTGTAACAGAACATGATATTCTCTAAGGAATATTCGTCCTGCGGATCAAATTTGAGGGCCAGTTTATAATGCTTCAGCGCGTTGAAAGGATCTTCTAGATTTACATACTCGTCTGCAATAAAATTGTGCAGAAAGTTCTCTTCTTCACCAAGTTCCAAGGCCTTTTCGCAGTATTCTATAGAACGTCGTGGATTACCCAGATTTGAGTAATATTTCGCACAGCAAACCAGAAAGTCTGTTTTTTCAAGACAGCTTTCCTTTAATTCCGCCATGAGTTCTTTTGCTTCAGCGTATTTTTCTAATTCTAAAAAAACCTCAAATTGCTTAACCTTTAAGTCTAGGGAATTGGGATGAATTTTCAACCCATATTTGGTAGCCATATCGGCGAACGAAATATCTCCCATTTCCAGATAGTGAATAATGATTTCTTCATATTCTTCGGTTTCGAAGTACAATTCATCATTATTTTCAATCATTGCTTCGAACTTTTGTACCAGTTCGTTTTCAAAAAATTCTTCCAATATATAATTTTGCGGTTCGTTACGAAGAGTGAAATTATCTTACAACCTTCGAAAAAAACCTTTTATTTAAACACTATTAAAATTAATAAAAATTTTGATTATATCAAACTTCTTATTTTTTCGATCATCTGCTCTCCCAGCTGATCTGCTTCTTCCTGGGAAAAGGCTTCTGTATAAATTCTGATAATTGGTTCTGTATTCGATTTTCTCAAATGAACCCAATTATTTTCAAAATCAATTTTCAACCCGTCAACCGTAGAAATCTCTTCGTTTTGATACTCTTTTTCCATTTTTGTTAAAAGGGAATCAACATTAATATCTGGTGTCAATTCAATTTTCTTTTTCCCCATGAAATAACTGGGGTAAGTTGCTCTAAGTTCCGATACCGTTTTATTTTCTTTTGCTAAGTGTGTTAAAAACAACGCCACACCAACCAAAGAATCACGACCGTAATGAAGTTCCGGATAGATGATTCCACCGTTTCCTTCACCGCCAATTACTGCGTTCTTTTCTTTCATTAAGGTTACAACATTCACTTCTCCAACAGCGCTGGCGAAATATTCAGAATCTAAATTTCGCGCTACATCTCTTAAAGCACGACTTGAGGAAAGATTAGAAATTGCAGCTCCTTTTTTATTCTTCAAAAGATAATCTGCTACGGCAACCAAAGTATATTCTTCACCGAACAATTCACCGTTTTGATCCACCAAAGCCAAACGGTCAACGTCTGGATCAACTACGATTCCGACATCTGCTTTCTCAGTTTTCATCAATTCGCAAATATCTCCCAAATGTTCTTTTAAAGGTTCCGGATTGTGGGGAAAATGACCGTTTGGTTCGCAATATAATTTTACGACTTCACAGCCTAATTCTTCTAACAATTGAGGAATGGCAATTCCACCTGTTGAATTTACGGCATCAACGACGACTTTATATTTCTTTGCTTTGATGGCTTCTACATCAACCATTGGTAAATCCAGAATCTTTTGAATATGAATATCAAAACCATCATCTCTGGTATCGTATTTTCCTAAATCATCAACTTCAGCGTAATCAAAATCTTGACTTTCTGCTAAAGCTAAAACTTCTGTTCCGTTTTCCCCGGTAATGAATTCGCCTTGTTCGTTTAATAATTTTAGTGCGTTCCACTGTTTCGGATTGTGAGAAGCGGTTAATATAATCCCCCCATCTGCATTCAATTCGGGAACCATTACCTCAACAGTTGGGGTGGTAGAAAGTCCCAAATCAATCACGTTAATTCCAAGACCTTGCAAAGTTGCCGTTACCAGAGAATTTACCATTGAACCGGAGATTCGTGCATCACGGCCAACAACTAAAGTTAAATCTTTTTTATTTTTATTATTCTGAAGCCAGGTTCCAAAAGCAGAAGTAAATTTTACCACATCAAGTGGCGTTAAGTTTTCGTCAACTTTTCCCCCGATCGTTCCGCGGATTCCTGAAATAGATTTTATTAGAGCCATAAAATGATTTTTTTTAATGATTTCTAAAAGCAAATGTTATGACAACATATGTTTTTTCAATGTGCAAAAATACGAATAAAATAGGAGAAGGAATAGTAGGATGGATGCTAGTTTTCGTCGATCATATCGTAAATTATTGATTAGATGGAATTTAACGAATTAACTTACGAACAACCGCAATCTGAATCGCAATCAGAATCTTGTTTTTTAAATTTTTTTGCGCCAAATGTTTTCGCTAACATTTTAAATAAATAATAGCCCGCAAAGAGAACAATCGCAGCGATCAATATATATTGAAATAACATGGAATCCATATCTTAACTTTTAGAAAATTAATGATTTTTAGCGTAACAATTGCTCAATTGCAAATCGAAATTAATGTCCACCACATTCTTGATCACACCCAAATTCTCCTTTTTTCTTTTTCTTAGAACTGAAGTTTGCAATGATCAGTTTGAATAAGGAATAACCCGCAAACAAAACCAGTGCTGCAATAATAATATATTGTAAAAGAAGTGAATTTTCCATTACTTTAGTATTTGATAAACAAATAATGAGGCCACATACGCCAAGCCCGACATGCCAAAAAGTTGCGCCATCGTCCATTTCCAAGACTTGGTTTCTCTATATACAACGGCCAAAGTAGAGACACATTGCATGGCGAAGGCGTAAAAGAACAAGATTGAAATTCCTGTCGCGAAACTAAACACTTTTTCCCCGTTTGGTTTTACATCGCTGCGCATTTTATCAATAATGGTGCCTTCTGGCGCTTCTTCATCCAAGCTGTAAAGCGTAGACATTGTTCCGACGAAAACTTCCCGAGCGACAAAACTCGTCAGAATTCCAACTCCCATTTTCCAGTCATAACCCAAAGGTGCGATGGCGGGTTCTATTGATTTCCCCATTTTAGCCAAATAGGAATTTTCTAATTTTACATCAGTTGCTACAAAGTCTTTCGGGTTTTGTTTCGGCCCAATGTAACTGAAAAACCAAATGACAATACTGAAGAGGAAAATAATTTTCCCGGCACCCGTAATAAATTCCCAAACTTTTCCCAGAACGATTTTAAAATCATAGCCGAAAAGAGGCATTTTATAAGATGGCAAATCCATCACAAGAAATGAAGTTCCTTTACTTTTAATAATTTTTTTCAGGATTAAAGAAGCCATTAACGACGTAAAAAAACCGAGAAAATACATCGCCATTAAAGCCAATGCTTTATAACTGATCCCAATAAAAAATTTATTCGGAATAATTAATCCAATAATAATACTGTACACCGGAAGTCGCGCAGAACACGTCATAAAAGGCGTAACGAGAATTGTAATAAGCCGTTCTTTTACATTCTCAATATTTCGCGTGGACATAATCGCGGGAATCGCGCAGGCAGTTCCGGAAACCAGAGGAACTATACTTTTTCCGTTTAATCCGAAAGGGCGAAGAAAGCGATCCATCAGAAAAATAACGCGGGACATATATCCAGAATCTTCCAGCAAGTAGAGAAAATATAGTAATATACCAATCTGCGGTGCAAAGACAACAATTCCCCCAACTCCCGGAATAATACCATTCGCTAACAGAGAATTTACAGGGCCAGCCGGCAACTGTGCATTTACAAATCCTGACAGCCAAAGGAAAAAATCGGAGATCCAGTTCATTGGATATTCTGCCAGAAAGAAAACACTTTGGAATATAAACAACAGCACAAACCCGAAAATCACATAACCCCAAAATTGGTGGACTAAAACTTTATCCAGTTTTTCGGTGAGTAATTCTTTGAACTGTGGTTTTTTTGAAATGACTTTGCCTATAATTTTGTCAATTTCCTGATAACGCCTGATGGTTTCTTGTGTCTGTAACCGTTTCGGCACCAAACACTTAACTTCGTAGTTATTCATCTGCTCGCTTACGGTTTCTAACTTTCCTAAATAAGTGTCCGAGGAGAGTAAAGTCCAGACTTTATATTGATTTTCTTCTTTCGTTTCCTGCAAAATTTTGAAAACCAAACCTCTGTGTTCCGTTGGAATATCAAAAGAAACGGTTTCTGATTTGGTAAAACTTTGTTTATGAATTTCATCTCGAAGTTCTTCTATTCCTTGATTAAGTTTTGCATTGGCTTGTAAAACCGTTACATTTAATTCTTTGGAAAGTTGGGCAATATCAATGGTAATTCCACGACGTTGCGCCTGATCGATCTGGTTGACGACTAAAATAATGGGAATTCCTAAATCTTGAATTTGCTGAAATAAAAGCAAACCTCTTTTGATGCTTAACGCTTCTAAAATATAAACAACACCGCTGTAATTATTCTGCTCATCAATCAGATATTTTGAAAATATGGCTTCATCCTCAGAACTTGGATAAATGCTGTAAGAACCCGGCAGATCAATTACCTCAACGCGCTCACCTTTATATTCGTAGCCTCCTGAATGACTCGCCACAGTTACGCCCGCATAATTACCGGTCTTCTGCTTTTTGCCGCATAAAAAATT
This genomic window contains:
- a CDS encoding tetratricopeptide repeat protein is translated as MEEFFENELVQKFEAMIENNDELYFETEEYEEIIIHYLEMGDISFADMATKYGLKIHPNSLDLKVKQFEVFLELEKYAEAKELMAELKESCLEKTDFLVCCAKYYSNLGNPRRSIEYCEKALELGEEENFLHNFIADEYVNLEDPFNALKHYKLALKFDPQDEYSLENIMFCYNQLKRSDEAIEFLNGYLDKYAFSETAWYEYGQFYFNKKNYEEAIKGFDYLLAINSQSVGVYANKAACFEAMGEWLKAIAVYEEMLELEYTKSFTFYKIGLCYKENKQPVLALNSFQKSLRDDPQFYMSMIEQSYVYEEMGSMKEALHFAKEAVSLNESNLDYQKRLAYLHIEAGEFEESLICLKKLVDFEPSRFYNWYAQSEVLMLVGEYEEAISVLLEATKLHNRGELYYQLSNCYFHLNNQKKGRNALATALELDPHLLEDMQQKYPFIKEEADKVKTKKK
- the feoB gene encoding ferrous iron transport protein B, with the translated sequence MNTSNKQILLVGNPNVGKSTVFNFLCGKKQKTGNYAGVTVASHSGGYEYKGERVEVIDLPGSYSIYPSSEDEAIFSKYLIDEQNNYSGVVYILEALSIKRGLLLFQQIQDLGIPIILVVNQIDQAQRRGITIDIAQLSKELNVTVLQANAKLNQGIEELRDEIHKQSFTKSETVSFDIPTEHRGLVFKILQETKEENQYKVWTLLSSDTYLGKLETVSEQMNNYEVKCLVPKRLQTQETIRRYQEIDKIIGKVISKKPQFKELLTEKLDKVLVHQFWGYVIFGFVLLFIFQSVFFLAEYPMNWISDFFLWLSGFVNAQLPAGPVNSLLANGIIPGVGGIVVFAPQIGILLYFLYLLEDSGYMSRVIFLMDRFLRPFGLNGKSIVPLVSGTACAIPAIMSTRNIENVKERLITILVTPFMTCSARLPVYSIIIGLIIPNKFFIGISYKALALMAMYFLGFFTSLMASLILKKIIKSKGTSFLVMDLPSYKMPLFGYDFKIVLGKVWEFITGAGKIIFLFSIVIWFFSYIGPKQNPKDFVATDVKLENSYLAKMGKSIEPAIAPLGYDWKMGVGILTSFVAREVFVGTMSTLYSLDEEAPEGTIIDKMRSDVKPNGEKVFSFATGISILFFYAFAMQCVSTLAVVYRETKSWKWTMAQLFGMSGLAYVASLFVYQILK
- the glmM gene encoding phosphoglucosamine mutase, with translation MALIKSISGIRGTIGGKVDENLTPLDVVKFTSAFGTWLQNNKNKKDLTLVVGRDARISGSMVNSLVTATLQGLGINVIDLGLSTTPTVEVMVPELNADGGIILTASHNPKQWNALKLLNEQGEFITGENGTEVLALAESQDFDYAEVDDLGKYDTRDDGFDIHIQKILDLPMVDVEAIKAKKYKVVVDAVNSTGGIAIPQLLEELGCEVVKLYCEPNGHFPHNPEPLKEHLGDICELMKTEKADVGIVVDPDVDRLALVDQNGELFGEEYTLVAVADYLLKNKKGAAISNLSSSRALRDVARNLDSEYFASAVGEVNVVTLMKEKNAVIGGEGNGGIIYPELHYGRDSLVGVALFLTHLAKENKTVSELRATYPSYFMGKKKIELTPDINVDSLLTKMEKEYQNEEISTVDGLKIDFENNWVHLRKSNTEPIIRIYTEAFSQEEADQLGEQMIEKIRSLI
- a CDS encoding DUF6080 domain-containing protein, with protein sequence MPKHSTLVFKQKFIDLLKTIFPETKFELLLFVLFISAYGFLGTSIALNYRIIFDDRIPWDAYFSFDNRAIVMTGGGFERHPLANYFFNWIREFSLLFSNGKKDEIFRLVLACCSNIAVSLSLIQIYKYLKNIITLPKKISVVIVFFFAFFSTSILLSFTPETYTYTLLFLVLFNYYAALKLRNNEKIPVTALALAGISIGGLTVTNIVKVYIPLLFEKKVFQNWRKFGNLIFRVTISVAAFALLFMYRLNFKFLNFFDKSAEQYEKFSNPKVTPVWDMIASWFFGGNMLFSGFILRDYHNKKGFEYKAIFMEVYTAFLPYVFVGLVLVLVLWSYVKNFKNKLVQVLMISFLVDIIIHCVLKFGLHTSYIYGGHFIFVVPLMMGWLFYAYKESPKVISFLYSLVILLLIYLVLNNIFRMSEFFQFLELYYR